The Lactobacillus sp. ESL0680 genome has a segment encoding these proteins:
- a CDS encoding ABC transporter substrate-binding protein, which yields MKKNKILGSIGVITAAALTLVACGKSSNDNSNEAKTASKFPEATPVKTAKQGGILKKGELSASPFTGVFAPELYTVQTDSDMMAPGLESLFDTNDTYKINDKGPATFKLDKKAKTVTIEVKKGVKWSDGKQVIAKDIEYPYEIIANKKTKSQRYTASLTDIVGLEEYHDGKAKTISGIEMPDGENGRKVVLHFKQMKPGMYNAGNGYFWEQAEPYHYLKDVPFNKLESSDKIRKNPLFFGPYKMSKIVRGQSVTYTPNKYYWRGTPKLDKIVISIISPDAASQALKSHKFDVIQVRASQWSDVKNTKDVNFIANVPLSYSYMGFKVGKWDAKTGRNVMSKNPKMTKPLRKAIGYAMNIDQVDKHYTHGLYFRVPTLIPAQFGDYFDKSAKGYPYSLKKANQILDQAGYKKKGKWRVQPNGKPLTIHFLAMQGSSIQEPIIQNYVQQWHKVGLNVKLVGGRLTEGNSFYDKLQNDAAGIDMYDGIWGLSTEASPNDLYNERAPFNYSRFVTAKNSKLLKEIDSEKAFNHKYRVQKFHEWQKYMNDQAYVVPMDNNYNLYAVNDKVTGYSLKPSQDNNGYPLWYNVAYTK from the coding sequence ATGAAGAAAAACAAAATATTAGGCTCCATTGGAGTTATTACAGCAGCTGCTTTAACATTAGTGGCTTGTGGTAAGAGTAGTAATGATAATTCCAATGAAGCTAAAACTGCTAGTAAGTTTCCTGAAGCAACGCCAGTTAAGACTGCCAAACAGGGAGGTATTTTAAAGAAAGGTGAACTATCAGCTTCACCATTCACAGGTGTATTTGCTCCTGAATTATATACAGTCCAAACAGACTCGGACATGATGGCACCCGGATTAGAATCATTATTTGACACTAATGATACTTACAAAATTAATGATAAAGGTCCTGCTACATTTAAATTAGACAAAAAAGCGAAAACTGTCACAATTGAAGTTAAAAAGGGTGTTAAATGGTCTGATGGTAAGCAAGTTATTGCTAAAGATATTGAATATCCTTATGAAATTATTGCTAATAAAAAGACTAAGAGTCAAAGATATACAGCCAGTTTAACTGATATTGTTGGTTTAGAAGAATATCACGATGGTAAAGCTAAGACTATTTCAGGAATTGAAATGCCAGATGGTGAAAATGGTCGTAAAGTTGTGCTTCACTTTAAGCAAATGAAACCTGGAATGTATAATGCAGGAAACGGTTACTTCTGGGAACAGGCAGAACCATATCATTACTTAAAGGACGTACCATTTAATAAGCTTGAATCAAGTGATAAAATTAGAAAGAATCCATTGTTCTTCGGACCTTATAAGATGAGTAAAATTGTCCGAGGACAATCTGTTACATATACTCCTAATAAGTATTACTGGCGTGGTACACCTAAACTTGATAAAATTGTGATTTCGATTATTTCTCCTGATGCAGCTTCTCAAGCACTGAAAAGTCATAAGTTTGATGTTATTCAAGTTAGAGCTTCACAATGGTCAGATGTGAAAAATACCAAGGATGTCAACTTTATTGCTAATGTTCCATTGTCTTATAGTTATATGGGCTTTAAAGTTGGTAAGTGGGATGCTAAGACAGGTAGGAATGTCATGTCTAAGAATCCTAAAATGACCAAGCCTTTGCGTAAAGCTATTGGATATGCAATGAATATTGATCAAGTTGACAAGCATTATACTCATGGTTTGTATTTCCGTGTTCCAACTCTAATCCCAGCTCAATTTGGTGATTACTTTGATAAAAGTGCCAAGGGCTATCCATATAGTTTAAAGAAGGCTAATCAAATCTTGGATCAAGCAGGTTACAAGAAGAAAGGTAAGTGGCGTGTTCAACCTAATGGTAAGCCATTAACTATTCATTTTTTGGCAATGCAAGGATCTTCAATTCAGGAACCAATTATTCAAAATTATGTTCAACAATGGCATAAGGTTGGCTTGAACGTTAAACTTGTTGGTGGACGTTTAACTGAGGGTAATTCATTCTATGATAAGTTACAAAATGATGCAGCTGGAATAGATATGTATGATGGCATTTGGGGATTATCAACTGAAGCATCACCAAATGATCTTTATAATGAAAGAGCACCATTTAATTACAGTAGATTTGTAACTGCTAAGAATAGTAAATTACTGAAAGAAATTGATTCAGAAAAGGCCTTTAATCATAAATATCGGGTACAGAAGTTCCATGAATGGCAAAAGTACATGAATGACCAAGCTTATGTTGTTCCGATGGATAACAATTATAATTTGTATGCTGTAAACGATAAAGTAACAGGTTACTCGTTGAAGCCATCACAAGACAATAATGGGTACCCATTATGGTATAACGTTGCCTATACTAAATAA
- a CDS encoding ABC transporter permease has protein sequence MAKNKEKTQKDQTRPTPASGFKIAMREIRHDKVAFTAAIIIILILLFTFGGSLFLHKSQVTEINIVDAYYGWGQNGHIFGTDDGGRDILKLLMMGGRNSIMIGVAVTAVVEIVGLLVGLVSGYYGGYIDSIIMRIVDFIQVLPKWPIMIVLVTVIPNYNAVSLVWIISMFAWPATARYFRAFILSQRERDYVLASKTSGSSDLKIMFREVLPNITSMIIIDVVLTIAGNIGVETTLSFIGYGLPTTTPSLGTLIGFANDPVNVVNRPWLWLPATILLLMISLSINYVGRALQRAGDARQREN, from the coding sequence ATGGCTAAAAATAAAGAAAAAACACAAAAAGACCAAACACGCCCAACTCCTGCATCTGGATTTAAGATTGCAATGCGTGAGATTAGACATGATAAGGTTGCCTTTACTGCTGCAATTATTATCATTTTAATTTTACTGTTCACCTTTGGTGGGTCGTTGTTCTTACATAAGTCACAAGTCACAGAGATTAACATTGTTGACGCCTACTATGGTTGGGGTCAAAATGGTCACATCTTTGGTACTGATGACGGTGGTCGTGACATTTTGAAGCTGCTGATGATGGGTGGCCGTAACTCAATTATGATTGGGGTCGCTGTTACCGCAGTTGTTGAAATTGTTGGTTTGTTAGTTGGACTTGTATCCGGCTATTACGGTGGCTACATTGATTCAATCATCATGAGAATTGTTGACTTCATTCAAGTTTTGCCTAAATGGCCAATCATGATTGTTCTTGTAACAGTTATTCCTAACTACAATGCAGTTAGCTTGGTTTGGATTATTTCAATGTTTGCATGGCCAGCGACAGCACGTTACTTCCGTGCCTTTATCTTGTCACAACGTGAACGTGATTACGTCCTAGCTTCGAAGACTTCAGGTTCTTCTGACTTGAAGATCATGTTTAGAGAAGTTTTGCCAAATATTACATCAATGATTATTATTGACGTGGTATTGACAATTGCCGGAAACATCGGTGTTGAAACAACATTATCCTTCATTGGTTATGGATTGCCAACAACGACACCATCACTTGGTACATTGATTGGATTTGCTAACGACCCAGTTAACGTTGTTAACCGTCCATGGTTATGGCTGCCAGCGACAATATTGTTATTAATGATCTCATTAAGTATTAACTATGTTGGTCGTGCATTGCAGCGTGCTGGGGATGCTCGTCAACGAGAAAATTAG
- the plsX gene encoding phosphate acyltransferase PlsX has protein sequence MRTIAIDAMGGENAPKAIVKAVLQAKAELTETKFILFGNAKQINKLVGSDKDRVEVVATTEVINDEDEPVKAIRSKKDSSLVVAARYVKEGKADALLSLGNTGALLSCGIFIIGRIKGIARPGLMPTLPVKNSDDGFNMIDVGANAKSKPEYILAWARMAVYYAEKVRGIANPRVALLNNGAESDKGDDVHQAAYQLLLDSDLNFVGNIEGNELLEGNADVVATDGFTGNAVLKNIEGTSSVLIHLLKDSLLNNGLKAKVGALLIKNALKGLISKFDTAKYGGAVLLGVNAPVVKTHGRSDQRAIYFTLKQIDKILSEKIIDEFKAEFSAAE, from the coding sequence ATGAGAACAATTGCAATAGATGCGATGGGCGGCGAGAATGCCCCTAAGGCAATCGTGAAGGCCGTTTTACAAGCAAAGGCAGAGTTAACCGAAACAAAGTTTATTTTGTTTGGTAATGCCAAGCAGATTAATAAATTAGTTGGTTCTGATAAGGACAGAGTTGAAGTAGTTGCGACAACTGAAGTTATCAACGATGAAGACGAACCAGTAAAGGCAATCCGCAGCAAGAAGGATTCCTCTTTGGTAGTGGCTGCTCGTTACGTTAAGGAGGGCAAAGCTGATGCATTGCTATCTTTAGGTAATACTGGGGCATTATTATCCTGCGGGATTTTTATTATTGGCCGGATTAAAGGGATTGCGCGTCCAGGCCTGATGCCGACTCTACCAGTTAAAAATTCTGATGATGGCTTCAACATGATTGATGTTGGTGCTAATGCTAAGAGTAAGCCCGAATACATTTTGGCTTGGGCACGCATGGCTGTTTATTATGCAGAAAAGGTTCGCGGCATTGCTAATCCGCGGGTTGCCTTGTTAAATAATGGTGCTGAAAGCGACAAGGGTGATGATGTCCACCAAGCCGCATACCAACTCTTGCTCGACAGCGATCTGAACTTTGTTGGTAATATTGAAGGTAATGAGTTGCTTGAAGGTAATGCCGATGTTGTAGCTACTGATGGTTTTACTGGAAATGCCGTTTTGAAGAACATTGAAGGTACTTCCAGCGTTTTAATTCATCTGCTTAAAGACAGCTTGTTAAATAATGGGCTTAAAGCAAAAGTTGGTGCGTTATTAATTAAGAATGCATTGAAGGGCTTAATTTCCAAATTTGATACAGCTAAATACGGTGGTGCTGTTTTACTTGGCGTAAATGCACCAGTAGTTAAAACTCACGGCCGTTCGGATCAACGAGCAATTTATTTCACTCTTAAACAGATTGATAAAATCTTGTCCGAAAAAATTATTGATGAATTTAAAGCAGAATTTTCCGCTGCTGAATAA
- a CDS encoding ATP-binding cassette domain-containing protein — protein sequence MAKEIIQIKNLKVHYPIRSGFWNRVTDYVRAVDDISITINEGETYGLIGESGSGKSTTGKAIVGVEPVTSGQIIYKGVDVTKAKNRRRLNYNKDVQMIFQDSMSSLNPRKRIEDIIAEPIRNFENLTTDQERDRVQELLDIVGMPSDAIYKYPHEFSGGQRQRIGVARAVATNPRLIVADEPTSALDLSVQAQVLNFMKHIQQQYNIAYLFISHDLGVVKHMSENLAIMHRGRLVEIGTREDIYNNPIHIYTKRLLSAIPKVDVEHREEHKQERNRVEQEFQNDQSAWYDKDGRVYPLQHVSGKHFVALPPEQVNQEKESD from the coding sequence ATGGCTAAAGAAATTATTCAAATAAAAAACCTAAAGGTTCACTATCCTATTCGGAGTGGCTTTTGGAATAGGGTTACTGATTATGTGCGCGCCGTTGATGACATTAGTATCACGATTAATGAAGGTGAAACTTACGGTCTAATTGGTGAATCTGGTTCTGGTAAATCAACTACCGGTAAGGCAATTGTCGGGGTTGAACCTGTCACTAGCGGCCAAATTATTTATAAAGGCGTTGACGTTACTAAAGCTAAGAATAGACGCCGTTTGAACTACAATAAAGATGTTCAAATGATTTTCCAGGATTCAATGTCTAGTTTGAACCCCCGTAAACGAATTGAAGATATTATTGCAGAACCAATCCGTAACTTTGAGAACTTAACAACGGATCAAGAACGTGATCGAGTACAGGAATTGCTGGATATTGTTGGAATGCCGAGCGATGCCATTTACAAGTATCCGCATGAATTTTCCGGTGGTCAAAGACAGAGAATCGGGGTTGCCCGTGCCGTAGCGACAAATCCAAGGTTGATTGTAGCGGATGAACCTACCAGTGCTTTGGATTTGTCGGTTCAAGCTCAGGTTTTAAACTTTATGAAGCATATTCAGCAACAATATAATATTGCTTACCTGTTTATTTCTCACGATTTGGGTGTTGTTAAGCACATGTCTGAGAACTTGGCAATCATGCACCGTGGCCGTTTAGTTGAGATTGGTACCCGTGAAGATATCTATAATAATCCAATCCATATCTATACTAAACGTCTGCTTTCTGCAATTCCTAAGGTTGATGTTGAACACCGTGAAGAACACAAGCAGGAACGTAATCGGGTTGAGCAGGAATTCCAAAATGACCAAAGTGCTTGGTATGACAAAGACGGGCGTGTTTATCCATTACAACACGTTTCTGGCAAGCACTTTGTTGCCCTGCCGCCAGAGCAAGTAAATCAAGAAAAGGAGAGTGACTAA
- the acpP gene encoding acyl carrier protein, producing MTEEQIFSKIKDMLAENFEVDKDKITKDTNFTSDLDADSIDLVEFILQLEDEFGAEISDEDAEQIKTVGDAVSYVAAHQN from the coding sequence ATGACAGAAGAGCAAATTTTTTCAAAGATTAAAGACATGTTGGCCGAAAATTTTGAGGTTGATAAAGATAAAATCACCAAGGACACTAACTTTACTAGTGACTTAGACGCTGATTCGATTGATTTGGTAGAATTTATTTTGCAATTGGAAGATGAATTTGGCGCCGAAATTTCTGATGAAGACGCTGAACAAATTAAAACAGTTGGCGACGCCGTTAGTTATGTAGCTGCACACCAAAATTAA
- the recG gene encoding ATP-dependent DNA helicase RecG codes for MNTKALFAPVTDLKGVGTKTAAALGSLGIYSIYDLLFYFPFRYDELQTMPLDQIMDGQKVMLKGIVATEAFVSRFGYKKSRLSFKMRIDHDIVMVNFFNQPWLKDKIEVGKEVAVYGKYTVARQSLSGFKFVAAKENDSGMAPIYPVNRNLRQKKLVELINLAITDYLPLVEDVVPDEVRQKYRLLSDQVIIAKMHHPKNGREAELAKRSAIFREFFIFQIELAQLAHGNAKHQGIAKKYDLTEVAKLTELLPFELSDDQKQVVNEIFADLHSAKQMQRLLQGDVGSGKTVIAVYAIFAAVTAGFQAALMVPTEILATQHFKKIDELLGPLGVRVALLTGTTKTLERREIYRELTDGTINVVIGTHALIQSKVIFKKLGLVIIDEQHRFGVGQRQALINKGASPDVLAMTATPIPRTLALTVYGETTVSEIRHLPAGRKQIISTWKTSSQMDEVYQLMHQQLEQGFQIYAVTPLITESEAVDLKNAEQLYAKLSHDFPKQKVVLLHGQMPGAKKDEIMTEFAAGKINILVATSVIEVGVDVANANMMIIYNADRFGISQLHQLRGRIGRGKTQSYCVFMADPKTDAGKARMQIISSTTDGFKLAEEDLKMRGEGDLFGKAQSGLPEFQVGNVVNNYETLVVAQNVAKSLIEQDPELTAADHQTLKEVLDYKQLQQERT; via the coding sequence ATGAACACAAAAGCATTGTTTGCTCCGGTAACAGATTTGAAAGGGGTAGGCACTAAGACAGCTGCTGCCTTGGGCAGTTTGGGCATCTATAGTATCTATGACCTGCTATTCTATTTTCCGTTTCGTTATGATGAACTTCAAACAATGCCTCTTGACCAGATCATGGATGGCCAGAAGGTAATGTTAAAAGGCATTGTAGCTACAGAAGCTTTTGTTAGCCGTTTTGGTTATAAAAAGAGCCGGCTTAGTTTTAAAATGCGGATTGACCATGATATTGTCATGGTCAATTTTTTTAATCAGCCATGGTTAAAGGATAAAATTGAAGTTGGCAAGGAAGTTGCGGTTTACGGTAAGTATACTGTAGCACGGCAAAGTCTATCGGGCTTCAAGTTTGTTGCTGCTAAGGAGAATGACAGCGGCATGGCGCCAATTTACCCAGTTAACCGGAATCTGCGTCAGAAAAAATTAGTTGAACTGATTAATTTAGCAATTACTGATTATTTGCCACTGGTTGAGGATGTGGTACCTGACGAGGTTAGGCAAAAATACCGCCTGTTATCTGACCAGGTAATCATTGCCAAAATGCACCACCCTAAGAATGGCCGCGAGGCAGAATTAGCCAAAAGAAGTGCAATTTTTCGGGAATTTTTCATTTTTCAAATTGAATTAGCCCAGCTTGCTCACGGCAATGCCAAACATCAGGGAATTGCTAAAAAATATGACCTGACAGAAGTTGCCAAATTGACAGAATTATTGCCTTTTGAACTTTCAGACGATCAAAAGCAGGTAGTTAACGAAATCTTTGCGGATTTACATTCAGCTAAGCAGATGCAAAGGTTGCTGCAGGGGGATGTTGGTTCTGGTAAAACCGTGATTGCGGTTTATGCGATTTTTGCGGCGGTTACAGCCGGCTTTCAAGCGGCCTTGATGGTGCCGACCGAAATTTTGGCAACACAACATTTTAAAAAAATTGATGAATTGCTTGGACCATTAGGGGTTCGCGTCGCCTTGTTGACGGGAACAACTAAGACGCTGGAACGCCGAGAAATTTATCGAGAATTAACTGATGGCACAATTAATGTAGTGATTGGAACACATGCTTTAATTCAATCTAAGGTGATTTTTAAAAAATTGGGCTTAGTAATTATTGATGAGCAGCATCGCTTTGGCGTCGGTCAACGGCAAGCGCTGATTAATAAGGGAGCAAGTCCAGATGTTTTAGCAATGACGGCAACGCCAATTCCGCGAACGCTCGCCTTAACTGTTTATGGCGAAACAACAGTATCGGAAATTCGGCACCTGCCTGCTGGTCGTAAACAGATTATTTCGACTTGGAAGACCAGCAGTCAGATGGACGAAGTTTACCAGTTGATGCACCAGCAGCTTGAGCAAGGCTTTCAGATTTACGCGGTAACACCGCTAATTACTGAGTCTGAAGCCGTTGACTTAAAAAATGCCGAGCAATTATATGCCAAGCTTAGCCATGATTTTCCTAAGCAAAAAGTTGTGTTGCTGCACGGGCAAATGCCAGGTGCTAAAAAAGACGAGATTATGACGGAATTTGCGGCTGGTAAGATTAATATTTTGGTTGCAACGAGTGTAATCGAAGTTGGGGTTGACGTGGCTAACGCCAATATGATGATAATTTATAATGCTGATCGTTTTGGCATTAGTCAATTGCACCAATTGCGCGGTCGAATTGGTCGGGGTAAGACGCAAAGTTATTGTGTCTTTATGGCTGATCCGAAAACTGACGCTGGCAAGGCCCGAATGCAGATTATTTCCTCAACAACTGATGGTTTTAAATTAGCTGAAGAAGATCTGAAAATGCGGGGCGAAGGAGACCTGTTTGGTAAGGCTCAATCGGGGTTGCCCGAATTTCAAGTTGGCAATGTTGTTAATAATTATGAGACGCTGGTAGTTGCCCAAAATGTGGCAAAATCCCTGATTGAACAGGATCCGGAATTGACAGCTGCCGATCATCAGACTTTAAAAGAAGTTCTGGATTATAAGCAGCTGCAGCAAGAACGAACATAG
- a CDS encoding ABC transporter ATP-binding protein, with protein MEKQSDLLLDIQHLHTAYRLHGKFYDAADDINITLKRDEILSVVGESGCGKSTIAASIIGLYDHKNTKVTGDILYNELNLVGLNEALFNKIRGNKIGMIFQDPLASLNPLMRVGDQVAETLYYHTDMNEKERHARVIELFNQVGMPKPEEMYSMYPHELSGGLRQRVVIAMAVACKPEIIIADEPTTALDVTIQAQILDLLEDIQKQSHSGIILITHDLGVVAETADEVAVMYGGQVVEKADVKTIFNNPLHPYTRSLLNSMPQSDDESEDLHVIQGTVPSLQNMRRTGDRFAPRIPWIPESDHEENPVMHEVESGHWVRCTCWKNFHFQDQDAAVSGE; from the coding sequence TTGGAAAAACAAAGTGATCTCTTGCTAGATATCCAGCATTTGCATACGGCATACCGTCTGCATGGGAAATTTTATGATGCTGCTGATGATATAAATATTACTCTGAAGCGTGACGAAATTTTATCAGTCGTAGGTGAATCTGGTTGTGGTAAGAGTACAATTGCCGCAAGTATTATTGGTTTGTACGACCATAAAAATACAAAAGTAACTGGGGATATTCTCTATAATGAATTGAACCTAGTTGGGCTAAATGAAGCGCTGTTTAATAAGATTCGTGGTAACAAGATTGGAATGATTTTCCAAGATCCATTGGCAAGTCTTAATCCGTTAATGCGGGTTGGCGACCAGGTGGCTGAAACTCTGTATTACCATACCGATATGAATGAAAAGGAACGTCATGCACGCGTTATTGAATTGTTTAATCAGGTTGGTATGCCTAAGCCTGAAGAAATGTATTCAATGTACCCACATGAATTATCAGGTGGTCTGCGTCAGCGGGTCGTAATTGCGATGGCTGTTGCATGTAAGCCCGAAATCATTATTGCCGATGAGCCGACAACTGCTCTTGACGTAACAATTCAGGCCCAAATTTTGGATCTTTTGGAAGATATTCAAAAGCAATCACATTCCGGCATTATTTTGATTACGCACGACTTAGGTGTTGTTGCAGAAACAGCTGATGAAGTTGCTGTTATGTATGGCGGACAAGTTGTTGAAAAGGCTGATGTAAAGACAATTTTTAATAATCCATTGCATCCATATACACGTTCGCTATTGAACTCAATGCCACAATCAGATGATGAGAGTGAAGATTTGCATGTTATCCAAGGAACAGTTCCGTCATTGCAAAATATGCGGCGGACTGGTGATCGGTTTGCACCGAGAATCCCATGGATTCCTGAAAGCGATCATGAAGAAAATCCAGTGATGCACGAAGTTGAATCTGGACACTGGGTCAGATGTACATGCTGGAAGAACTTCCACTTCCAAGATCAAGATGCTGCAGTAAGTGGGGAGTAA
- a CDS encoding oligopeptide ABC transporter substrate-binding protein: MKKSKILGSIGVVTAAALTLVACGKGSNGSSNQGANTASKFSESVPKKTAKQGGTLKVAVRSDTPFTGIFSDELYTVQTDAQVAEPGEEALFDTDDNFKINDKGAATLKLDVQDKIATITVKNGVKWSDGKQVTAKDLEYSYEILANKKTASQRYSSQLENIEGMKEYHNGQAKTISGIEMPDGENGRQIVLHFKQMKPGMYNSGNGYFWETAAPYHYLKDVPFAKLQSSDKIRKHPMYFGPFKLAKLVRGESATWVPNKYYWRGTPKLDKIVISVLSSNSTSQSIKDHKFDVVNAINTQWDQVKDTKDVNFVAQIPIQYNYLGFKVGKWDAKKDKNVMDPKSKMNNKALRQAIGYAMNVDAVDKRYTEGLSFRVPTLIPAQFGDYFDKNAKSYSYNLKKANEILDKAGYKKKGKWRTQPNGKPLVINYMTRQGDSTKEPIQQNYIQQWHKIGLNVKLLGGRPTEFNSFEDKLQHDDPSVDMFEAGWGLASEPSPNNLYGETSPMNYSRFVTPENTKLLSEIDSTKSFNHKYRVQKFHEWQEYMNDQAYTIPTDNSYTIYAINDKITGYSLRPSQNSNGHQLWGQVGFVK, from the coding sequence ATGAAAAAGTCCAAAATACTTGGTTCAATTGGAGTTGTTACCGCAGCTGCATTAACCTTAGTAGCTTGTGGTAAAGGTAGTAATGGCAGTAGCAATCAAGGTGCAAATACTGCCAGCAAGTTTTCTGAGTCAGTACCTAAGAAAACCGCTAAACAAGGCGGTACTTTAAAAGTTGCTGTTAGAAGTGATACTCCTTTTACCGGCATTTTTTCGGATGAATTGTATACTGTTCAAACCGACGCGCAGGTCGCTGAACCTGGTGAAGAAGCCCTGTTTGATACAGACGATAATTTTAAGATTAATGATAAAGGTGCTGCAACCTTGAAGCTGGATGTTCAGGATAAAATAGCGACAATTACGGTTAAAAATGGTGTTAAGTGGTCTGATGGCAAGCAGGTAACTGCTAAGGATTTGGAATATTCTTATGAAATTTTAGCTAACAAGAAGACCGCATCACAACGTTACAGTAGCCAATTAGAGAATATTGAGGGCATGAAGGAATACCATAATGGTCAAGCCAAGACTATTTCAGGTATTGAAATGCCAGATGGTGAGAATGGTCGCCAAATTGTGCTGCACTTTAAGCAAATGAAGCCAGGAATGTACAACAGTGGTAATGGCTACTTCTGGGAAACTGCCGCACCATATCATTATCTCAAGGATGTGCCGTTTGCTAAACTGCAATCTTCAGATAAGATTAGAAAGCACCCAATGTACTTTGGTCCGTTTAAGCTGGCTAAGTTGGTTCGCGGCGAATCAGCAACTTGGGTACCTAACAAGTATTACTGGCGCGGCACACCAAAGCTGGATAAAATTGTAATTTCAGTTCTTTCTTCTAATTCGACCTCACAATCAATTAAGGACCACAAGTTTGATGTCGTTAATGCAATTAATACTCAATGGGATCAGGTTAAAGATACCAAGGACGTAAATTTTGTTGCTCAAATTCCAATTCAATATAATTATCTTGGCTTTAAGGTTGGTAAGTGGGATGCCAAAAAAGACAAGAACGTGATGGATCCGAAGTCCAAGATGAATAATAAGGCCTTGCGCCAAGCAATTGGTTACGCGATGAATGTTGATGCCGTTGACAAGCGTTATACTGAAGGCTTAAGTTTCCGCGTGCCAACCTTAATTCCCGCACAATTTGGCGATTACTTTGATAAAAATGCCAAAAGCTATTCTTACAACTTAAAGAAGGCTAATGAAATCTTAGATAAGGCTGGATATAAGAAGAAGGGCAAGTGGCGCACACAACCTAATGGTAAGCCTTTAGTTATTAATTACATGACTAGACAAGGTGATTCTACTAAAGAACCAATTCAGCAGAATTACATTCAACAATGGCATAAGATTGGTCTGAATGTTAAATTACTTGGCGGCCGGCCAACTGAGTTCAACTCCTTTGAAGATAAGCTGCAACATGATGATCCAAGTGTCGACATGTTTGAAGCTGGCTGGGGGTTAGCCAGTGAGCCATCACCTAATAATTTGTATGGTGAAACATCACCGATGAACTATTCACGGTTTGTAACACCAGAAAATACTAAGTTATTGTCTGAAATTGACTCAACCAAGTCATTCAATCATAAGTACCGTGTTCAAAAATTCCATGAATGGCAAGAGTACATGAATGACCAGGCATATACTATTCCTACAGATAATTCGTACACGATTTATGCAATCAATGATAAGATTACGGGTTATTCACTAAGACCTTCGCAAAATAGCAACGGCCACCAATTATGGGGCCAAGTTGGCTTTGTTAAATAA
- the opp4B gene encoding oligopeptide ABC transporter permease, which yields MWKTILRRFLVMIPQIIILSFLVFVLAKMMPGDPFSGQINPNTDPKQLAALKQAAGLNDPIPVQYGRWVGNLFRGDLGTSYIQHVPVVSLIADRAVNTFWLSLLSTIITYAISIPMGITAGRHQDEWQDQAVEIFNYVTYAVPPFVFYILAIWLFGFTLGWFPISGSVAANASGFWGTIGSQFYHMLLPAILTAVVTTTSIVQYLRTGIVDNKVEDYVRTAHSKGVPENVVFNKHILRNSLLPIASNFGTVITGLLSGSMIVESVFSYPGMGKLFLDSISQRDYTTLTALILIFGILTLLGNLLSDIIMSIVDPRIRVK from the coding sequence ATGTGGAAAACAATTCTGAGACGTTTTTTGGTTATGATTCCGCAAATTATTATCTTGAGCTTTTTAGTCTTTGTTTTGGCTAAAATGATGCCTGGTGACCCATTCAGTGGTCAAATTAACCCCAATACGGACCCTAAGCAATTAGCAGCCTTAAAGCAGGCAGCGGGCTTGAATGATCCAATTCCAGTGCAATATGGTCGCTGGGTTGGCAACTTATTCCGGGGAGACTTAGGAACGAGTTATATTCAGCACGTGCCGGTTGTTTCATTAATTGCTGACCGTGCAGTTAATACCTTCTGGTTGTCATTATTATCAACTATTATTACCTATGCAATTTCAATTCCAATGGGAATTACTGCTGGTCGTCACCAAGATGAATGGCAAGACCAAGCAGTTGAAATCTTTAACTACGTTACCTATGCAGTACCGCCATTTGTTTTTTACATTTTGGCTATTTGGCTGTTTGGCTTCACGTTAGGCTGGTTCCCAATTTCAGGGTCAGTTGCCGCTAATGCTTCAGGCTTCTGGGGAACAATTGGCAGCCAATTCTACCACATGCTGCTACCGGCAATTTTGACGGCGGTTGTAACGACTACCAGTATTGTTCAATACTTGCGGACAGGAATTGTCGATAATAAGGTTGAAGATTATGTTCGGACAGCACACAGTAAGGGTGTTCCTGAAAATGTTGTCTTTAACAAGCATATTTTGCGTAACTCCTTATTGCCAATCGCTTCTAACTTTGGGACAGTAATTACTGGTCTGCTCAGTGGATCAATGATTGTTGAATCTGTCTTTAGTTATCCAGGAATGGGTAAACTCTTCCTTGATTCAATTTCTCAACGTGATTACACGACATTGACTGCCTTGATTTTAATTTTTGGTATTTTAACTTTATTAGGCAACTTGCTCTCAGATATTATTATGAGTATTGTTGACCCAAGAATTCGGGTTAAGTAG